The following DNA comes from Nitrososphaerales archaeon.
GAGTGGTATTGATAATGGTATAGTAACGATATTCATCCCGGGCTCCACGGGTGCTTTAACCACTATAGAATATGAACCGGGACTTCTTCAAGACTTCCCACAGATGTTGAACCGTATCGCTCCTAAAGATATTCATTATGAACATGATAAAAGGTGGGGGAATAAAAACGGGCACTCACATGTGAGGGCTTCACTTATAGGTCCGAGCTTAACCGTACCTTTCGTCAATGGTAGATTGATGTTAGGTACGTGGCAACAGATAGTCTTTATCGAACTGGATATTCGACCAAGATCTAGAGAGATAATCCTACAGATTATGGGAGAATAAACAACATACAAGTAAAAAGATGTAATGGATGGTGGATGAATTAAATCTTCAAAATAAAAACTCAATGATCACTTTAAAGCATTAAGGTTCGAGCGATCTAACCTTCTACTCTACACGTGGTGCTAAGTAAAAGTGTACTTTACCTCCATACTCACCCAACTTGAACTCTAATCTCAAAGGCATCTTCGATGAATATTCACATTGTAACGTATCGGAGATCGAACCCATAGCCTTCGTGATGCTCAATAGATAATCCAAGCTATATGTCGCTTTACTCTCCTCCTTTACCTCCAACTCTAGAATATCTTTACTGCCCTTATCTAACGTTATATGGGCGGTACCTCTTTCGCTCTTACCAGAGAATACGATTCCTTTCTCCGAGGTTTCAAGTGTTACATGGTCTGAAACTGTTGAAATATCGTTAAGAATCTTTTCGAAGACCTCCCCAACGACCACGATCCTTACGTTGAATGAGAGTTTCGGTAAAGGTGTAGGGCCATAGGTACTCTCGATCAGATGGATCTTAAACTCCCTTTTATAACCATTCGATAATCTTAAGATTAAGGCTTCACCATCCATTGCACTGATCTCCACACTATCCTTTGAATCTGCCCTTTTGATCAACTTCACAAAATCATCTACTCTTACAGTAAATTTGAATTCCTTATCACAATTGTACTTCTCGAAGGCTGAATTCGGCCAGGTTAAATCGATAAGTGCTACATGTGAAGGATCCATCGCTCTAAATGTAATACCGTTTGGTGAGGCTTCGAAGCTCGCTTCTTCAACGAGTGTCGAGATTGCTGCCATAATAGCTTTCCATTCAACAGGCGTGGGCGTTTTAGCGGTAAAGACCATTCTTATCACCCAATCTCCTATTGGTAAATACTAGAGGGAGTTAAGAATATTGCCTCCATGTGTATCCGCACCGTGTACAACGGAAGAATTGAGTAGGGGCTTCGTCAGCACTCCTCGTTTGAAGCATCCACCAAT
Coding sequences within:
- the pcn gene encoding proliferating cell nuclear antigen (pcna); the encoded protein is MVFTAKTPTPVEWKAIMAAISTLVEEASFEASPNGITFRAMDPSHVALIDLTWPNSAFEKYNCDKEFKFTVRVDDFVKLIKRADSKDSVEISAMDGEALILRLSNGYKREFKIHLIESTYGPTPLPKLSFNVRIVVVGEVFEKILNDISTVSDHVTLETSEKGIVFSGKSERGTAHITLDKGSKDILELEVKEESKATYSLDYLLSITKAMGSISDTLQCEYSSKMPLRLEFKLGEYGGKVHFYLAPRVE
- a CDS encoding secondary thiamine-phosphate synthase enzyme YjbQ — encoded protein: MVVITRYLKLNTRGEGDILDITDEVSKYVKASGIDNGIVTIFIPGSTGALTTIEYEPGLLQDFPQMLNRIAPKDIHYEHDKRWGNKNGHSHVRASLIGPSLTVPFVNGRLMLGTWQQIVFIELDIRPRSREIILQIMGE